AATCGCCAAAGGTATAAAGCTGCTCCATGTATATACCTTTTAAACCAGTATGTTCCAATAAAATGCGTTTTACGGCATCATCAATAGTTTCGTTGTGTTCTACAAAAAAACCGGGTAAACCCCACCAGTCTTTGAAAGGGTATTCATTTCTTTCGATCAACAGTACTTTTAGTTCACCTTCGTTAAAACCGAATATCACACAGTCGGCAGTAAATATAGATTGTAAATGTGGTAAATTAGCTTGCAAAATTTTTATTATTTTTAAGGTTCTACAATATTTCAGTAACTTTTATATAGCAGCATAAACCTAACATAAAAAAATGAACATTAAACGATGAGGGCAAAAATTTTATGCTGCGTCAACTAATAAACTCAAAATTATAGAAGAAAACCATAAATGCAAAACTTCCGTGGCAGTATGTGTGTCTTCTTTTACGATTTAAGAACATGTCAACAAATAAGCAGTAATAAACGGAAAAAAATTAAAAAAAAATACAAATAAATAGCAATGGTGTAAAAAATACACCTTATATTCGTGGTTGGATATGGATAGGGGCCTATGCGCCTGTGTAATGGTCTTGTGGCTTGTTTGTGGAGGTGTTGATGATAGTGGCTACTTCCATAACAGAAATAAAATTCATTTGAAACCTATAGAGATATTTTACTGTGAATAATTCAATTAAGCGTATTGGCGTATTTACTTCGGGAGGCGACGCACCGGGAATGAACGCTTGTATTCGTGCTGCTGTGCGAACAGCAATTTACGAAGGCAAAAAAGTGAGTGGCATATTACATGGTTATCAAGGTATGATTGACCGTAATATTATCGATATGAATAGCCGGTCAGTAAGTAATATTTTACAATTGGGGGGGACCATATTGAAAACAGCCCGTTGTCTTGATTTTAGAACTCCGGAGGGACGTAAGAAAGCTTATGACAATATCAACGCAGAGGGAATAGACGCTTTAGTAGCGATAGGAGGAGATGGTACGTTTACAGGAGCAGAAGTTTTTTCCAGGGAATTTGATATACCAGTTGTTGGGGTGCCAGGTACTATTGATAATGATCTTTATGGATCTGATTTTACTTTAGGCTATGATACAGCAAACAATACAGTGATTGATGCTATTGATAAGATTAGAGACACGGCGGCTTCTCACGACCGTTTATTTTTTATAGAGGTTATGGGCAGAGATTCGGGATGTATTGCGTTAAATTGTGGAATAGCGGGAGGAGCGGAAGCCGTTTTATTGCCTGAAAAAGAAACCGGTATTGACGAGCTCATTGAAAAGCTTGAAAATGCTGCTAAAGACAAGAAAACTTCTACCATAGTTATAGTTGCTGAAGGCGATAAAAACGGAGGCGCTTATAATGTGGCTAAGCGCGTGCAGGAAAAATTTGATTTCTATGATACGAAGGTAACAATTTTGGGACATTTACAACGTGGTGGCTCTCCAAGTAGCTTTGATCGTGTTTTGGCAAGTAGGCTGGGATTTGCTGCAGTAAAAAACCTGCTGCAAGGAAAAACGCGAATTATGGTGGGGTTAAGAGGAAATGAAATTGTAACGACACCATTAGAGGAGGCCCTGCGTAGCAAGGAATTTAAGTTGGCTGATGATATGATAGAAATGACTAACGTGTTGGCTATTTAATTGATATATGATAGCAGTAGTATACAGTGGATCAAGATTTGCCGATTGGAGGTTAGCCGAAAAAGGGAAGATTGTGGCTGGGTTTAAGACTATGGGTATTAACCCCTATCATAACGACGACAGATTTATTAGTCAGGTACTTCATAAGAACAATACGCTCATTAATTACGCGGAGAGGATAAAGAAAATATATTTTTTTGGAGCTGGAGCATCGTCTGAGGAACGTAAATCAACGGTAAAGCAAGCTTTTAAAAACTTTTTTCGCTATAGTAAGGTTTTTGTAGAACACGATATGTTGGCAGCAGCTTTAGCTACCGGAGGAAACGAAAAATCTTTGGTAGGCATATTGGGTAGCGGTTCTAATGCAGCTTATTATGACGGGAAGAAGGTGCTTGAAACAAATTACGGTCTGGGATATATTTTAGCTGATGAAGGCTCTGCTA
This Olivibacter sp. SDN3 DNA region includes the following protein-coding sequences:
- the pfkA gene encoding 6-phosphofructokinase, which codes for MNNSIKRIGVFTSGGDAPGMNACIRAAVRTAIYEGKKVSGILHGYQGMIDRNIIDMNSRSVSNILQLGGTILKTARCLDFRTPEGRKKAYDNINAEGIDALVAIGGDGTFTGAEVFSREFDIPVVGVPGTIDNDLYGSDFTLGYDTANNTVIDAIDKIRDTAASHDRLFFIEVMGRDSGCIALNCGIAGGAEAVLLPEKETGIDELIEKLENAAKDKKTSTIVIVAEGDKNGGAYNVAKRVQEKFDFYDTKVTILGHLQRGGSPSSFDRVLASRLGFAAVKNLLQGKTRIMVGLRGNEIVTTPLEEALRSKEFKLADDMIEMTNVLAI